One genomic window of Candidatus Pseudobacter hemicellulosilyticus includes the following:
- a CDS encoding SusC/RagA family TonB-linked outer membrane protein, which produces MKLTAIFLLTLLLKANAEGYAQKVTLSETGVSLESVFKKITKQTGYVFFYEDNLLRGSHSVSIEWKDMPLSAALLDLLYSSPFDYLIGDKTIAIKRKPAPSEDFVAAYRKTLPTKVSGKVIDAVSGEPIVGASIFVVAAQTGVRTDSKGDFTIIAPPGSVITISYVGYQNYEYKITRDEQITIRLLQKPQEMKTTVVTGIFNRKQSSYTGSAVTITNEELRKVGNANVFQALKNIAPAMVLDNFALGSNPNALPNIQLRGTSTFPADMASTAGLKGNYVKNPNEPLFILDGFEATIERIFDLDINRIERVTILKDAASKAIYGARAANGVVVIETKKNPSSKALITYNASVDVDLPDLTSYNLTNAREKLLAETIDGMYTAKSNYDPASEQIALNQLYNSRKKLAEEGLNTHWMAKPLRDGIGQKHTLGVELGGDALNVLADFSYRQVNGVMKGSDRTNISGNITTSYRVRNLLFRNIMSATSNSNTESPYGQFNDYAIMNPYWRAVNEDGTIPFYAELGPNGERITNPLYNASLNSKVATSYFNFTNNFYLEWTLRPGLRAIARMGIDVKNSDADEFYPGSHTMFDGYTSEELAKRRGRYQINNGKSTSLSGDLNLNYTREVGDHFFFANAGFNVREDKYNELMHVVEGFTSERMENVMLGRGYLTDSRPTGIDGVKREIGFLGAFSYMYDNRFMTDLTLRTSASSQFGAEKRWAEFWSVGLGWNLHNERFFENSIGVLDQFKIRGSIGSTGDPNFASNASIATYQYHLESLYQGFPGSYLANMPNAGLQWQTKFDYNAGLDAKIHNLTLRFDYYESYTENLVTTITLPGSTGFNSVKDNLGKVKNQGIEAFASWLVWTKGRSFVSVNAGIETNKNRIVELSSSMKAFNDRMDAQAADKANNKPVKKYQDGMSMNAIWAVPSLGIDPATGNEIYVKQDGSTTYIWDPSDLVVVGNDLSTYQGTFGINAEYNGFGINVTARYLGGGQLYNQTLVDKVENVNMLYNVDKRVLTGRWLQPGQQALFKRLGTFSIDRDGDGATSPEQEMTRPTSRFVQDRRELDIAAVNVYYLFSDNLVRKLGMQRLRVAFNMNEVAKFSSIRIERGTQYPFARTLSFSLSANF; this is translated from the coding sequence CAAACCTGCGCCATCAGAGGATTTTGTGGCAGCCTACCGGAAAACCCTTCCCACTAAAGTGTCCGGGAAGGTCATTGACGCTGTTTCCGGTGAACCCATTGTAGGCGCTTCCATATTTGTGGTGGCCGCCCAGACCGGCGTCCGCACGGACAGCAAAGGTGATTTCACCATTATTGCGCCTCCCGGTTCTGTTATCACCATCAGCTATGTTGGCTACCAGAACTATGAATACAAGATCACCAGGGACGAACAGATCACTATCCGCCTGCTGCAGAAACCCCAGGAAATGAAGACCACCGTTGTAACCGGTATCTTCAACAGGAAACAAAGCAGCTATACCGGTTCTGCAGTGACCATCACCAACGAAGAACTGCGGAAAGTAGGCAATGCCAACGTATTCCAGGCATTGAAGAATATTGCGCCCGCCATGGTGCTGGATAATTTTGCGCTGGGTTCCAACCCAAATGCGCTGCCCAATATCCAGCTGCGCGGTACTTCCACTTTCCCCGCGGATATGGCCTCAACAGCCGGCCTGAAAGGCAACTACGTTAAAAACCCCAATGAACCCCTGTTCATCCTGGATGGTTTTGAAGCCACTATTGAACGGATCTTTGACCTGGATATCAACCGTATTGAACGTGTTACCATCCTCAAGGACGCCGCTTCCAAAGCCATCTACGGCGCCCGTGCGGCCAATGGGGTAGTGGTCATTGAAACCAAAAAGAACCCTTCCTCCAAAGCGCTGATCACCTATAATGCCAGCGTGGATGTGGACCTGCCGGACCTGACCAGCTATAACCTGACCAATGCGCGGGAGAAACTGCTGGCCGAGACCATCGACGGGATGTATACCGCCAAAAGTAATTATGACCCCGCCAGCGAACAGATTGCGCTGAACCAACTCTATAATTCCCGGAAAAAACTGGCTGAAGAAGGCCTCAATACGCATTGGATGGCCAAACCGCTCCGTGACGGCATAGGCCAGAAACACACCCTGGGTGTGGAACTGGGCGGTGACGCCCTGAACGTACTGGCCGACTTTTCCTACCGCCAGGTCAATGGGGTAATGAAAGGCTCCGACCGGACCAATATCTCCGGTAACATCACTACTTCCTACCGCGTACGTAACCTGCTTTTCCGCAATATCATGAGCGCCACCAGCAATTCCAATACGGAATCGCCCTATGGCCAGTTCAATGATTATGCTATCATGAACCCTTACTGGAGGGCCGTGAATGAGGACGGTACTATTCCCTTCTACGCAGAACTGGGACCCAATGGCGAAAGGATCACCAACCCGTTGTATAACGCTTCCCTGAATTCCAAAGTAGCTACCAGCTATTTCAATTTCACCAATAACTTTTACCTGGAATGGACCCTGCGCCCCGGTTTAAGGGCTATTGCCCGGATGGGTATTGACGTGAAGAACAGTGACGCCGATGAGTTTTATCCCGGCTCCCATACCATGTTCGACGGATATACTTCCGAAGAGCTGGCCAAAAGAAGAGGCCGCTACCAGATCAACAATGGTAAAAGCACCAGCCTCTCCGGCGACCTGAACCTGAACTATACCCGTGAAGTGGGCGACCATTTCTTCTTTGCCAATGCCGGCTTCAATGTACGGGAAGACAAATACAATGAGCTGATGCATGTGGTGGAAGGCTTCACCAGCGAACGCATGGAGAATGTGATGCTGGGCCGTGGCTACCTGACGGATTCCCGTCCCACCGGCATTGACGGCGTAAAACGCGAGATCGGCTTCCTGGGCGCTTTCTCTTATATGTATGATAACCGCTTCATGACCGACCTCACCCTGCGCACCAGCGCTTCTTCCCAGTTTGGCGCAGAAAAAAGATGGGCTGAGTTCTGGAGCGTGGGCCTGGGCTGGAACCTGCACAATGAGCGTTTCTTTGAGAACAGCATCGGCGTCCTGGACCAGTTCAAGATCCGTGGTTCCATCGGTTCCACCGGTGATCCCAATTTTGCTTCCAACGCCTCCATCGCCACTTACCAGTACCACCTGGAATCCCTGTACCAGGGCTTCCCCGGTTCTTACCTGGCCAATATGCCCAATGCAGGCCTGCAATGGCAGACCAAGTTTGATTATAACGCCGGCCTGGATGCCAAGATCCACAACCTGACCCTGCGCTTTGATTATTATGAAAGCTATACCGAGAACCTGGTCACTACTATCACCCTGCCCGGCTCCACCGGTTTCAACTCCGTAAAGGATAACCTGGGTAAAGTGAAGAACCAGGGCATTGAAGCGTTTGCTTCCTGGCTGGTATGGACCAAGGGCCGGAGTTTTGTGAGCGTGAACGCCGGCATTGAGACCAACAAGAACAGGATAGTAGAACTGTCCAGTTCCATGAAGGCCTTCAACGACCGGATGGATGCGCAGGCCGCTGATAAGGCCAATAACAAACCCGTGAAGAAATACCAGGACGGTATGTCCATGAATGCTATCTGGGCCGTGCCTTCCCTGGGTATTGATCCTGCCACCGGTAATGAGATCTATGTAAAACAGGACGGCTCCACCACCTATATCTGGGATCCCAGTGACCTGGTGGTAGTGGGTAACGACCTGTCCACTTACCAGGGCACTTTCGGTATCAATGCTGAATACAATGGTTTTGGTATCAACGTAACTGCCCGTTACCTGGGCGGTGGTCAGCTGTACAACCAGACCCTGGTAGATAAGGTAGAGAATGTGAATATGCTGTATAACGTGGACAAACGCGTACTTACCGGCAGGTGGCTGCAACCTGGTCAGCAGGCCCTGTTCAAAAGGCTGGGGACCTTCAGCATTGACCGGGATGGTGATGGCGCCACCTCGCCTGAGCAGGAAATGACCCGTCCTACTTCCCGTTTTGTACAGGACAGAAGAGAGCTGGACATTGCCGCTGTGAACGTATACTACCTGTTCAGTGATAACCTGGTGCGTAAGCTGGGCATGCAAAGGCTCCGCGTGGCTTTCAACATGAATGAAGTGGCTAAATTCTCTTCTATCCGGATTGAAAGAGGCACCCAGTATCCTTTTGCCAGAACATTGTCCTTCTCCTTATCTGCCAACTTTTAA